The Acetivibrio cellulolyticus CD2 genome segment AGATAAGGGATGTCATTATGGAAAATATTAAGTTAACTGAATACAGCCATGGTGCCGGATGTGGCTGCAAAATCGCTCCAGCTGTTTTAGAATCAATATTAAAAACACAAAGGGATACTATCAGTTATCCTAAATTACTTGTTGGATATGGCAGCAAAGATGATGCTGCAGCCTATGATTTGGGGAATGGAACCTCAGTTTTGAGTACTACAGACTTTTTTATGCCGATTGTAGATGATCCATTTACTTTTGGAAGGATTGCTGCGACAAATGCCATTAGTGATATATATGCAATGGGCGGCAGGCCGCTTATGGCTATTTCGATATTGGGATGGCCTGTAAAAGTTCTTTCAGAAGAAATAGCAAGACTGGTTATAGATGGTGGGCGTTCTGTATGTGATGCAGCAGGTATTCCTCTTGCTGGAGGTCACTCAATTGATTCACCTGAGCCATTTTTTGGACTAGCCGTTACAGGTTTGGTTGATAATAAACAATTAAAACAAAACAATAAAGCTGTTCCGGGATGTGACATATTTATAACCAAGCCGCTTGGAATAGGCATCCTGACAACTGCACAGAAGCGGAAGAAGATAGAAGCGGGACATATAGACCCCGCAATTGATGCAATGT includes the following:
- the selD gene encoding selenide, water dikinase SelD encodes the protein MMENIKLTEYSHGAGCGCKIAPAVLESILKTQRDTISYPKLLVGYGSKDDAAAYDLGNGTSVLSTTDFFMPIVDDPFTFGRIAATNAISDIYAMGGRPLMAISILGWPVKVLSEEIARLVIDGGRSVCDAAGIPLAGGHSIDSPEPFFGLAVTGLVDNKQLKQNNKAVPGCDIFITKPLGIGILTTAQKRKKIEAGHIDPAIDAMCTLNKIGSEISALEGVVALTDVTGFGLMGHLGEVCEGSGISAEVYYDRIPLLPNTKKYLEMGCTPGGTTNNFKSYGHTISEISDEQKYVLCDPQTSGGLLAIVKKESVAEFLKLTTAHGLSLEPIGKTIEHGDKLVKVI